The following proteins come from a genomic window of Streptomyces sp. GS7:
- a CDS encoding CDP-glycerol glycerophosphotransferase family protein, giving the protein MGEDPERWRTFPGERLVVAVARTVTSTVRVLDVLRPVLRDDSRVSLVFAFDPTSAFNDGVHDLLRSVGARILPWQQFARIRPDLIITASENADLAAAHHTAPVLVLPHGVGFHKVVPDSRSDRDRLAGVVPDALLRSGRARLAVSHPDQAAQLAAAHPATSGQTLLVGDPCYDALLDGRALRAGYRRALGVGDDRRLIMLSSTWRDGSVLGRDAGLPARLLAELPLDDYAVALITHPNITSAHGRYALHSLLDSARAAGLLLVPPTAGWQATLLAADLLIGDHGSVTFYGAALGTPLLLGAFSEDEAVAGTPMAELGRIAPRLVPGAPLRPQIERALATGQPTGDDTADRLRKLGENAFAAPGRALDLLRTAVYGLLRLPEPAGPPPPRRAPEPPVPQGRPEPVTATYLITSLSEEPDGPRVSVERTPAAVAAHASVERADAPEGSFRHLSCADDEQDRQWPESASVLIRRTPAECTVAADRWIEDTLARYPGCLLAAAAVSGRGCRVGLADGRTVEVSATGLMDDAAVLAAAVYACLRAGRPLDGLVALSLGNRTEDAALHLTRRTHRPGATG; this is encoded by the coding sequence GTGGGCGAGGACCCCGAGCGCTGGCGGACGTTTCCCGGTGAGCGCCTCGTGGTGGCCGTCGCGCGGACCGTCACCTCCACCGTCCGGGTCCTCGACGTTCTCCGCCCGGTGCTGCGCGACGACTCGCGGGTCTCCCTGGTCTTCGCCTTCGACCCGACCTCGGCCTTCAACGACGGTGTGCACGACCTGCTCCGCTCGGTCGGTGCGCGCATCCTGCCCTGGCAGCAGTTCGCGCGGATCCGCCCCGACCTGATCATCACGGCCTCCGAGAACGCCGACCTCGCCGCGGCGCACCACACCGCGCCCGTCCTGGTCCTTCCGCACGGCGTCGGCTTCCACAAGGTCGTCCCGGACTCCCGCAGCGACCGCGACCGGCTCGCCGGGGTCGTACCGGACGCTCTGCTCCGCAGTGGCCGAGCCCGGCTCGCGGTCTCCCACCCGGACCAGGCCGCCCAGCTTGCCGCCGCCCATCCGGCGACCTCCGGGCAGACCCTCCTCGTCGGCGATCCCTGTTATGACGCACTGCTCGACGGGCGGGCCCTGCGCGCAGGCTACCGCCGGGCCCTCGGCGTCGGGGACGACCGGCGGCTGATCATGCTCAGCTCCACCTGGCGCGACGGCTCGGTCCTGGGCCGGGACGCCGGACTGCCTGCCCGGCTGCTGGCCGAACTCCCCCTGGACGACTACGCCGTCGCACTGATCACCCACCCCAACATCACCTCAGCCCACGGCCGTTACGCCCTCCACTCGCTCCTCGACTCGGCCCGTGCCGCGGGACTGCTGCTCGTCCCCCCGACAGCGGGCTGGCAGGCCACACTGCTCGCCGCCGACCTACTGATCGGCGACCACGGCTCGGTGACCTTCTACGGCGCCGCGCTCGGTACGCCCCTGCTGCTCGGTGCGTTCAGCGAGGACGAGGCGGTGGCGGGCACTCCCATGGCGGAGCTGGGCCGGATCGCGCCGCGGCTGGTCCCCGGGGCCCCGTTGCGACCCCAGATCGAACGGGCCCTCGCCACCGGGCAGCCGACCGGCGACGACACCGCCGACCGGCTGCGGAAGCTCGGCGAGAACGCCTTCGCCGCCCCGGGCCGCGCCCTGGACCTGCTGCGCACCGCCGTCTACGGCCTCCTGCGCCTGCCGGAACCCGCCGGTCCGCCACCCCCGCGCCGGGCACCGGAGCCGCCCGTTCCGCAAGGCCGTCCCGAGCCGGTCACCGCGACCTACCTGATCACCTCCCTCTCCGAAGAGCCGGACGGTCCACGGGTGTCGGTCGAGCGCACCCCGGCCGCCGTCGCCGCCCATGCGTCCGTGGAGCGGGCCGATGCTCCCGAAGGCTCGTTCCGGCATCTTTCGTGCGCGGACGACGAACAGGACCGGCAATGGCCGGAGAGCGCCTCCGTCCTGATCCGCCGCACACCGGCCGAGTGCACGGTGGCGGCCGACCGGTGGATCGAAGACACCCTTGCCCGCTACCCCGGCTGTCTGCTCGCCGCGGCCGCCGTCTCAGGCCGCGGCTGCCGGGTCGGCCTCGCCGACGGCCGGACGGTCGAGGTGTCCGCCACCGGCCTCATGGACGACGCCGCCGTGCTGGCCGCCGCTGTCTACGCCTGCCTGCGCGCGGGGCGCCCCCTGGACGGCCTGGTCGCCCTCTCTCTCGGCAACCGCACGGAGGACGCCGCCCTCCACCTCACCCGGCGCACCCACCGGCCGGGCGCCACCGGCTGA
- a CDS encoding NAD(P)/FAD-dependent oxidoreductase: protein MNASSSTGSAGLQFTHPHLAVVLGGGFTGMLAAAALSEHADVIVVERDRLPRTPALPTDLPQPRHAHLLASEGARVVESVLPGTVEAWLAEGARRIAVPPEPAASSAQGRLGRRARPRYVFACSRDLLDRVIRRQVPALPGVTVLDGTEAERLTGTGEHVTGVQVRSTTTSETYRLDADLVVDATGRCSTTPDRLAALGLPAAPEEVRDFGLVSATRIFRAPPGADNIPVITARSDHGARVLDGEHGGPAPEWPYPTRTATLMPIEDGRWLVTLTGGGTGGERPSERADRFVPFARAIGDSVIGDLIADAEPLSEVRLTRDTAARRHRYEQLPCWPTGFLALGGAVAAVTPDCGQGLSVAAHGAAALREAVRRYGMDDPSLARRVQQAIGRIVQAPWDLATGEAVSSGTGEPSPPPASRFVRGALHGVLGGTGGRPPVCRAYVDVVTPAAPVARLPRPVAPASVPSPAASPPGVRSPGSGTPGAPSSVSAMLAASAAAARGGAAPGPAQPSAAAVSGDEPAPRRLPRPLGFGPTGLRRRIGGAGRRKPGGG, encoded by the coding sequence ATGAACGCGTCGAGCAGCACCGGCAGCGCCGGACTCCAGTTCACGCACCCGCATCTCGCCGTGGTCCTCGGCGGCGGCTTCACGGGCATGCTCGCCGCCGCGGCACTGTCCGAGCACGCCGATGTGATCGTGGTCGAGCGGGACCGGCTGCCGCGGACTCCCGCGCTGCCGACGGACCTTCCGCAGCCCCGGCACGCCCATTTGCTGGCGTCGGAGGGCGCCCGGGTCGTGGAGAGTGTGCTGCCCGGCACGGTCGAGGCATGGCTGGCCGAGGGAGCCCGCCGGATCGCGGTGCCGCCGGAGCCCGCCGCGTCCTCCGCGCAGGGCCGGTTAGGCCGCCGGGCGCGCCCGCGGTATGTGTTCGCCTGCTCCCGCGATCTGCTCGACCGGGTCATCCGCCGGCAGGTGCCGGCGCTCCCCGGGGTCACGGTGCTCGACGGCACGGAGGCGGAGCGGCTGACGGGCACCGGAGAGCATGTCACCGGGGTGCAGGTCCGCTCCACGACCACAAGCGAAACGTATCGTCTGGATGCCGACCTGGTCGTCGACGCCACCGGCCGCTGCTCCACCACTCCGGACCGGCTGGCGGCCCTGGGCCTGCCGGCCGCCCCGGAGGAGGTCCGGGACTTCGGGCTCGTCTCCGCGACCCGCATCTTCCGCGCGCCTCCCGGAGCGGACAACATCCCGGTGATCACCGCCCGTTCGGACCACGGCGCGCGCGTACTGGACGGTGAGCATGGCGGCCCGGCCCCGGAATGGCCGTATCCGACGCGGACGGCGACGCTGATGCCGATCGAGGACGGCCGCTGGCTGGTCACCCTCACCGGTGGCGGCACCGGCGGCGAACGGCCCTCGGAACGCGCCGACCGGTTCGTGCCGTTCGCCCGTGCGATCGGGGACTCGGTCATCGGTGACCTCATCGCCGACGCCGAGCCGCTGAGCGAGGTACGGCTGACCCGCGACACCGCCGCCCGCCGCCACCGCTACGAGCAACTGCCGTGCTGGCCCACCGGGTTCCTCGCCCTGGGCGGCGCGGTGGCCGCGGTCACCCCCGACTGCGGCCAGGGGCTGTCGGTCGCCGCGCACGGCGCCGCCGCGCTGCGCGAGGCGGTGCGGCGATACGGCATGGACGACCCCTCGCTCGCCCGCCGCGTGCAGCAGGCCATCGGCCGTATCGTGCAGGCACCCTGGGACCTGGCCACCGGCGAGGCCGTCTCCTCCGGCACCGGCGAGCCGTCGCCGCCCCCGGCCTCCCGCTTCGTACGCGGTGCCCTGCACGGCGTGCTGGGCGGCACCGGCGGCCGGCCACCGGTCTGCCGCGCCTACGTCGATGTGGTGACCCCCGCCGCTCCCGTGGCCCGGCTGCCGCGCCCGGTGGCCCCGGCTTCCGTGCCATCCCCCGCCGCATCCCCGCCCGGGGTGCGATCACCGGGCTCGGGCACTCCCGGGGCGCCGTCCTCCGTCTCGGCCATGCTGGCCGCTTCGGCTGCCGCGGCCCGCGGGGGCGCCGCGCCCGGCCCGGCGCAGCCGTCGGCCGCCGCCGTGAGCGGCGACGAACCGGCTCCCCGGAGGCTGCCCCGTCCCCTCGGGTTCGGGCCGACCGGCCTGCGGCGGCGCATCGGCGGCGCGGGCCGGCGCAAGCCGGGCGGCGGCTGA
- a CDS encoding quinone oxidoreductase family protein produces MRAIVMREFGGPDVLRLEDVPEPEPRGGHTPVDVTLAGINYADVHVRGDSYLAPVELPYIPGNEVVGTTDGGRRVVGLTRGGGYAERALLHRRVTWDVPDAVTDAQAVALALQGNSAWHLLFTALRVTAGETVVVPAAAGGVGSLAVQLAARAGAKVIGLAGSAEKRRLVEELGAHAVVDSTAADLTERILEAAGGPVETALEMTGGATFARTLAAVAPRGRLAVYGFAGGELASVSTRDLMERSITVSGFWLPQLYADRTALPTSMRALFDAAADGSLKPLTGTTYALGDAARAHHDLAARTPTGKLALDVAR; encoded by the coding sequence GTGCGCGCGATCGTGATGCGAGAATTCGGCGGCCCGGACGTGCTGCGGCTGGAGGACGTCCCCGAGCCGGAGCCCCGCGGCGGGCACACGCCGGTCGACGTGACCCTGGCCGGCATCAACTACGCGGACGTGCACGTACGCGGCGACTCCTACCTCGCGCCGGTCGAGCTGCCGTACATCCCCGGCAACGAGGTCGTCGGGACGACGGACGGCGGACGCCGCGTCGTCGGGCTCACCCGCGGCGGCGGATACGCGGAACGGGCGCTGCTGCACCGCCGCGTCACCTGGGACGTGCCCGACGCCGTCACCGACGCCCAGGCCGTCGCGCTGGCCCTGCAGGGCAACAGCGCCTGGCATCTGCTGTTCACCGCGTTGCGCGTCACCGCGGGCGAGACCGTCGTCGTACCGGCCGCGGCCGGCGGGGTCGGCTCGCTGGCCGTCCAACTCGCCGCGCGCGCCGGCGCGAAGGTCATCGGCCTCGCCGGCTCCGCCGAGAAGCGCAGGCTGGTGGAGGAACTGGGCGCCCACGCCGTGGTCGACTCGACCGCCGCCGACCTGACGGAACGCATCCTGGAAGCGGCCGGCGGTCCCGTCGAGACGGCCCTGGAGATGACCGGCGGCGCCACCTTCGCCCGGACCCTGGCCGCCGTCGCCCCACGCGGCCGACTGGCCGTCTACGGCTTCGCCGGCGGCGAACTGGCGAGCGTGTCCACCCGGGACCTGATGGAGCGCTCCATCACCGTCTCCGGCTTCTGGCTGCCCCAGCTCTACGCGGACCGCACCGCACTGCCCACCTCCATGCGGGCGCTGTTCGACGCCGCCGCCGACGGCTCCCTCAAGCCGCTGACCGGCACCACCTACGCCCTCGGGGACGCGGCACGGGCGCACCACGACCTCGCCGCCCGCACCCCGACCGGGAAACTCGCCCTCGACGTCGCCCGATAG
- a CDS encoding IclR family transcriptional regulator domain-containing protein — protein sequence MGRRITAAQSTAPDAAPHAGRSGNTPSTGSRTSGSSHAERVFLVQAAFAELGGSAHGPGEIAEVTGLDDSVVYRILQSGIYQRIFERVDRGLYRLRTSAAQLAFTALDHRLDGAQTVLRELRAATANGLVFLYMVAPFSGAQRQCVDMAVGDSDLAELGMTPRDVLSVTRSLRTGASGRTILAYLPAVLQQRVLAEPVPEQAGPGVYRDNDALLASLAEVRDLGYALGYEECMAGWNSCAAPIMWDGSIMGAVLLLKLKSVMPVAPDSVIEATKEAAAELSRYGAARPAADDA from the coding sequence ATGGGCCGTCGCATCACGGCAGCGCAGTCCACGGCTCCGGACGCCGCGCCACACGCCGGCCGGTCCGGGAACACGCCGTCCACCGGTTCCCGGACGTCCGGATCCAGCCATGCCGAGCGGGTCTTCCTCGTCCAGGCGGCCTTCGCCGAACTCGGCGGATCCGCCCACGGACCGGGGGAGATCGCCGAGGTCACCGGCCTGGACGACTCCGTCGTCTACCGGATCCTGCAGTCCGGGATCTACCAGCGGATCTTCGAGCGGGTGGACCGCGGCCTCTACCGGCTGCGGACCTCCGCCGCCCAACTCGCCTTCACCGCCCTCGACCACCGCCTCGACGGCGCCCAGACGGTGCTCCGCGAACTGCGCGCGGCCACCGCCAACGGGCTGGTCTTCCTCTACATGGTGGCGCCGTTCTCCGGCGCGCAGCGGCAGTGCGTCGACATGGCCGTCGGCGATTCCGACCTGGCCGAACTGGGCATGACGCCGCGCGACGTGCTGTCCGTGACCCGCTCCCTGCGCACCGGCGCCTCCGGGCGGACGATCCTCGCCTACCTGCCGGCGGTCCTGCAGCAGCGGGTGCTCGCCGAACCCGTCCCCGAACAGGCCGGCCCCGGCGTCTACCGGGACAACGACGCCCTGCTGGCCTCCCTGGCGGAGGTCCGCGACCTCGGCTACGCGCTCGGCTACGAGGAGTGCATGGCCGGCTGGAACTCCTGCGCGGCGCCCATCATGTGGGACGGCTCGATCATGGGAGCGGTGCTGCTGCTCAAGCTCAAGTCCGTCATGCCGGTGGCTCCCGACAGCGTGATCGAGGCGACGAAGGAGGCGGCGGCCGAACTCAGCCGCTACGGAGCGGCCCGCCCGGCCGCGGACGACGCCTGA
- a CDS encoding uridine kinase has translation MRLEAITWERLTEALAGRIAATTAKDGSPWLRVAVDGAPAASPGDMAGRLAEALRLRGRPVHKADAHGFLRPASLRLEYGREDPDAYHDEWFDRQALWREVFQPLDPGGTGRVLPDLWDPVADRATRSAYVELPPGGVLLLHGPLLLGHWFPFDLSVHLKLSPAALARRTPEGERWTLPAFARYDAETRPEEAADVVVRADDPLRLAWSGPAG, from the coding sequence GTGCGGCTCGAAGCGATCACCTGGGAACGGCTGACCGAAGCGCTCGCCGGGCGCATCGCCGCGACGACGGCGAAGGACGGGAGTCCCTGGCTGCGGGTGGCGGTCGACGGGGCTCCCGCCGCGTCCCCCGGAGACATGGCCGGGCGGCTCGCCGAGGCGTTGCGGCTCCGGGGGCGGCCGGTGCACAAGGCCGACGCCCACGGCTTTCTGCGCCCCGCCTCGCTCCGGCTGGAATACGGGCGAGAGGACCCGGACGCCTACCACGACGAGTGGTTCGACCGGCAGGCCCTGTGGCGCGAGGTGTTCCAGCCGTTGGATCCGGGCGGCACCGGGCGGGTGCTGCCGGATCTGTGGGATCCGGTGGCGGACCGCGCGACGCGCAGTGCGTACGTCGAACTGCCGCCCGGTGGCGTGCTGTTGCTGCACGGTCCGCTGCTGCTCGGACATTGGTTTCCCTTCGATCTCTCCGTGCACCTGAAGCTGTCGCCGGCCGCGCTCGCCCGCCGCACCCCCGAGGGCGAACGGTGGACACTGCCGGCGTTCGCGCGCTACGACGCCGAGACCCGGCCCGAGGAAGCGGCGGATGTCGTCGTACGGGCCGACGATCCGCTCCGGCTGGCCTGGAGCGGCCCGGCCGGCTGA
- a CDS encoding WGR domain-containing protein, whose protein sequence is MSETTTYLELSQEGGGAHKFYEVAVHDTVVSVRYGRIGAAGQSQTSAFPTREKAQAAAARKIGEKIRKGYAPAVQGQRTARPVTRRQVGSAPSTARAVAPVLWRFRTGAAAFGIHVAEDRCWVGNQNGEVFTLGHDGEVLARYQLPDGVKCLVADDFWIYAGCDDGTVYDLSSKLPFAAYVIDRDTDIFWLDIREGVLNVADRNGTLTVIDHEDEYQWSRRSSGTDAWMVRRDEHAVYHGHHRGVTAYAADGSGELWHTPTTGAVLFGWQEDDAVYAGTDRRVVQRLAKGGGALEATYRCDAVVYACATAPGGRYVFAGDSASSVYCFAADGTRLWKLGTGGGSALSMQYLDEKLYLVTTDGSLVCVDAGDAAVAAARAGTVPVARDVKSAAALPTYTPSATVETVTHASASGIVVECVQEGGRLRVHVVSEGYEPSWNVQFPRHIRRPGVRYVVEGLSPASGGFYRVRGEIRQLR, encoded by the coding sequence ATGTCCGAGACCACGACGTATCTGGAGCTGTCCCAAGAGGGCGGCGGAGCGCACAAGTTCTATGAGGTAGCGGTGCACGACACCGTCGTCTCGGTGCGCTACGGACGCATCGGCGCGGCCGGTCAGTCGCAGACCTCGGCGTTCCCGACGCGGGAGAAGGCGCAGGCCGCGGCAGCCAGGAAGATCGGCGAGAAGATCCGCAAGGGCTATGCGCCGGCCGTCCAAGGGCAGCGCACCGCCCGGCCGGTGACGCGCCGCCAGGTCGGGTCGGCGCCGTCGACGGCGCGGGCGGTCGCGCCGGTGCTGTGGCGGTTCCGTACGGGCGCCGCCGCGTTCGGCATCCATGTCGCGGAGGACCGCTGCTGGGTGGGCAATCAGAACGGCGAGGTCTTCACGCTCGGCCACGACGGCGAGGTGCTGGCCCGCTATCAGCTCCCGGACGGCGTCAAGTGCCTGGTGGCGGACGACTTCTGGATCTACGCCGGCTGCGACGACGGGACGGTCTACGACCTCTCCTCCAAGCTCCCGTTCGCCGCCTACGTCATCGACCGGGACACCGACATCTTCTGGCTGGACATCCGCGAGGGCGTCCTCAACGTCGCCGACCGCAACGGCACGCTGACGGTGATCGACCACGAGGACGAGTACCAGTGGTCGCGCCGCAGCAGCGGTACCGACGCCTGGATGGTCCGGCGCGACGAGCACGCCGTCTACCACGGCCACCACCGCGGCGTGACGGCGTACGCGGCGGACGGCAGCGGCGAGTTGTGGCACACCCCGACCACCGGCGCCGTGCTGTTCGGCTGGCAGGAGGACGACGCCGTCTACGCGGGCACCGACCGGCGCGTCGTGCAGCGGCTGGCGAAGGGCGGCGGGGCGCTGGAGGCCACCTACCGCTGCGACGCGGTCGTGTACGCGTGCGCCACCGCCCCGGGCGGCCGGTATGTCTTCGCCGGCGACTCGGCCTCCTCCGTGTACTGCTTCGCCGCGGACGGCACCCGCCTGTGGAAGCTGGGCACCGGCGGCGGATCGGCGCTGTCGATGCAGTATCTGGACGAGAAGCTGTATCTGGTCACCACCGACGGCTCCCTGGTGTGCGTGGACGCGGGCGACGCGGCCGTCGCCGCCGCCCGCGCGGGCACCGTCCCGGTCGCCCGGGATGTGAAGTCGGCCGCCGCGCTGCCCACTTACACCCCGTCCGCGACGGTCGAGACGGTGACGCACGCCTCGGCCTCGGGGATCGTCGTGGAGTGCGTGCAGGAGGGCGGCCGCCTGCGGGTGCATGTGGTCTCCGAGGGCTACGAGCCGTCCTGGAACGTCCAGTTCCCGCGCCACATACGCCGGCCCGGGGTGCGGTACGTCGTCGAGGGGCTGTCCCCCGCCTCGGGCGGGTTCTACCGCGTGCGGGGCGAGATCCGGCAGCTCCGCTGA
- a CDS encoding type II toxin-antitoxin system PemK/MazF family toxin, with protein MEARPRAVGAVTMTYAPDPDGAPDPGEIVWTWVPYEENDGRGKDRPVLVVAREAAGTLLAVQLSSKRHNDDRDWVAIGSGPWDREGRDSWIAVDRVLRVHPAGMRREACALDRGRFHLVTNRLREVYGWR; from the coding sequence GTGGAGGCCCGGCCACGCGCCGTCGGCGCCGTGACGATGACCTACGCCCCCGACCCGGACGGCGCCCCGGACCCCGGCGAGATCGTCTGGACCTGGGTCCCCTACGAGGAGAACGACGGCCGGGGCAAGGACCGGCCGGTACTGGTCGTGGCCCGGGAGGCCGCCGGGACACTGCTGGCCGTGCAGCTGTCCAGCAAGCGGCACAACGACGACCGGGACTGGGTGGCCATCGGCTCCGGCCCCTGGGACCGCGAGGGGCGCGACTCCTGGATCGCCGTGGACCGGGTGCTGCGGGTGCACCCGGCGGGGATGCGCCGTGAGGCGTGCGCACTGGACCGGGGGCGCTTCCACCTCGTCACCAACCGGCTGCGCGAGGTCTACGGCTGGCGCTGA
- a CDS encoding DUF1697 domain-containing protein, whose product MSRQIALLRGINVGGHNSFPKARQLELARSLGFEDVQVLLQTGNIVFADPGTTPEETARAIEARISAELGLSVPVVVRTRDELAAAVAANPFPLAVPEPKSLHVTFLSAVPSDTARLDALDPTAFAPDRFRLVGRELFLWCPDGVGRSKLAEAVGRARLGVTATARNWNTVTRILALADA is encoded by the coding sequence ATGTCCCGTCAGATCGCCCTGCTCCGCGGCATCAACGTGGGGGGCCACAATTCCTTCCCCAAGGCCCGCCAGCTGGAGCTGGCGCGGTCCCTGGGCTTCGAGGACGTCCAGGTGCTGCTGCAGACCGGGAACATCGTCTTCGCCGACCCCGGCACAACGCCCGAGGAGACGGCCCGGGCGATCGAGGCGCGGATCTCCGCCGAGCTGGGCCTGTCCGTGCCGGTGGTCGTGCGGACCCGCGACGAGCTGGCCGCCGCGGTCGCCGCGAACCCCTTCCCGCTGGCTGTTCCGGAGCCCAAGAGCCTGCATGTGACGTTTCTGTCGGCGGTGCCGTCCGACACGGCCAGGCTGGACGCGCTCGACCCCACCGCCTTCGCTCCGGACCGGTTCCGGCTGGTCGGACGCGAGCTGTTCCTGTGGTGCCCCGATGGCGTCGGCCGCTCCAAGCTGGCCGAGGCGGTGGGCCGCGCACGGCTCGGGGTGACGGCCACGGCGCGCAACTGGAACACCGTCACCAGGATCCTCGCGCTGGCCGACGCCTGA
- a CDS encoding methylated-DNA--[protein]-cysteine S-methyltransferase, with protein sequence MTNSEQVPAPATSPDTGPEAARPARRDWGWKRVETPIGPLLLAATREGLAQVVFHADERVARRAQARLEHAFGGPPASGIPHLATAAAELGAYFAGELRAFTVPLDWSLSSGFHARVLHALADGVPYGSVVGYQDLADRVGEPGAARAVGAAMGSNPLPVVVPCHRVVASDGGIGGFGGGLETKRLLLALEGVLPAPLF encoded by the coding sequence GTGACGAACTCAGAGCAGGTTCCAGCCCCGGCGACGTCGCCGGACACGGGTCCGGAGGCGGCCCGCCCGGCCCGCCGCGACTGGGGCTGGAAACGCGTCGAGACCCCCATCGGGCCGCTGCTGCTGGCGGCGACCCGGGAGGGGCTGGCCCAGGTCGTGTTCCATGCCGACGAGCGCGTGGCCCGGCGCGCGCAGGCCCGCCTGGAGCACGCCTTCGGCGGGCCGCCGGCCTCGGGGATACCCCATCTGGCGACGGCCGCCGCCGAGCTCGGCGCGTACTTCGCCGGTGAGCTGCGGGCCTTCACCGTCCCGCTGGACTGGTCGCTGTCCTCCGGGTTCCACGCACGGGTGCTGCACGCACTGGCCGACGGCGTCCCCTACGGCAGCGTGGTCGGCTACCAGGACCTCGCCGACCGGGTCGGGGAGCCGGGCGCCGCCCGTGCGGTGGGTGCGGCTATGGGCTCCAATCCGCTCCCGGTGGTCGTCCCGTGCCATCGTGTGGTGGCCAGCGACGGCGGTATCGGCGGCTTCGGCGGGGGTCTGGAGACCAAGCGGCTGCTGCTGGCCCTGGAGGGCGTCCTCCCGGCCCCCCTCTTCTGA
- a CDS encoding glycerophosphodiester phosphodiesterase produces MRIRPVTTVATGALMGLSALVLLPADAQAASHGHPPVVVGHRGAAAYAPENTLASIDTARRLGITWVENDVQRTKDGQLVVLHDTSLARTTNVRKLFPRRSPWNVGTFTLREIEKLDAGSWFGAKFKGVRVPTLRKYLNEVDHNRQRLLMELKNPELYPGIERQALQELRHDGWLDRRHIKHRLIVQSFNADSLKKVHQLNPALTTGFLGSPPVADLPKYAKFCDQINPPHTAVTHQYVHAVHALRGPHRYRLDLFAWTVDDRPSTLKYADLGVDGIISNKPDVVRDALDDGDD; encoded by the coding sequence ATGCGTATTCGCCCCGTCACCACCGTTGCCACCGGTGCGCTCATGGGTCTGTCCGCGCTCGTCCTCTTGCCGGCCGATGCCCAGGCCGCGTCCCATGGGCACCCGCCGGTGGTGGTCGGCCACCGCGGCGCCGCGGCGTACGCGCCCGAGAACACCCTCGCCTCGATCGACACGGCCCGCCGGCTCGGCATCACCTGGGTCGAGAACGACGTCCAGCGCACCAAAGACGGACAGCTGGTCGTCCTGCACGACACCTCGCTGGCCAGGACGACCAACGTCAGGAAGCTGTTCCCGCGCCGCTCCCCGTGGAACGTCGGTACCTTCACGCTCCGCGAGATCGAGAAACTGGACGCGGGCAGCTGGTTCGGCGCGAAGTTCAAGGGCGTGCGGGTGCCCACCCTCAGGAAGTACCTGAACGAGGTCGACCACAACAGGCAGAGGCTGCTGATGGAGCTCAAGAACCCGGAGCTCTACCCGGGCATCGAGCGCCAGGCCCTCCAGGAGCTGCGCCACGACGGCTGGCTGGACCGGCGGCACATCAAGCACCGTCTGATCGTCCAGAGCTTCAACGCCGACAGCCTCAAGAAGGTCCACCAGTTGAACCCGGCCCTCACCACGGGCTTCCTCGGCAGCCCCCCGGTGGCCGACCTCCCCAAGTACGCGAAGTTCTGCGACCAGATCAACCCTCCGCACACGGCCGTCACCCACCAGTACGTGCACGCCGTGCACGCGCTGAGGGGCCCGCACCGCTACCGTCTGGACCTCTTCGCCTGGACCGTCGACGACCGCCCGTCCACCCTCAAATACGCCGACCTGGGTGTCGACGGGATCATCAGCAACAAGCCCGACGTGGTGCGCGACGCGCTGGACGACGGCGACGACTGA